In Helianthus annuus cultivar XRQ/B chromosome 3, HanXRQr2.0-SUNRISE, whole genome shotgun sequence, a single window of DNA contains:
- the LOC110929665 gene encoding 40S ribosomal protein S15-4 → MADVEVDVAAAGAPKKRTFKKFSFRGVDLDALLDMSTDELVKLFTARARRRFQRGLKRKPMALIKKLRKAKREAPAGEKPELVKTHLRNMIIVPEMIGSVVGVYNGKTFNQIEIKPEMIGHYLAEFSISYKPVKHGRPGIGATHSSRFIPLK, encoded by the exons ATG GCGGATGTTGAGGTTGATGTTGCGGCAGCCGGAGCACCGAAGAAGAGAACGTTCAAGAAGTTCAGTTTCAGAGGAGTTGATTTGGATGCTCTCCTTGATATGTCCACTGATGAGCTTGTTAAGCTCTTCACCGCACGTGCTCGCagaag GTTTCAGAGAGGTTTGAAGAGGAAACCTATGGCTTTGATTAAGAAGCTCCGTAAAGCT AAACGTGAGGCACCTGCTGGTGAGAAGCCAGAGCTTGTGAAAACCCACTTGAGGAACATGATTATTGTCCCAGAAATGATCGGTAGCGTTGTTGGTGTCTACAACGGAAAGACCTTCAACCAGATTGAAATCAAGCCCGAGATGATCGGTCACTACCTTGCGGAATTCTCAATTTCATACAAGCCCGTGAAGCACGGTAGACCTGGTATTGGTGCCACCCACTCTTCCAGGTTCATCCCATTGAAGTGA